From one bacterium genomic stretch:
- a CDS encoding PilT/PilU family type 4a pilus ATPase: MNEKKFDLDDFLGIMLKENASDLYFKVGSVPHIRTGRGVCPISVQNISSADMELISRRIMNDEHKEAFNKHKELDLAYSSPKWGRFRVNMFLQRGEIGIVLREVKKKIATFQELNLPSEVLKKLSLEPRGLVLITGPAGCGKSTTLASIIDFINQNRESHIVTIEDPIEFLHEDKKSLINQREIGTDTNSFAMALKHVIRQSPDVILIGETRDTPTAEAAIMAAETGHLVFSTLHTIDAPSTLERILNFFPPHIQSQMRVQLAHILKGVISLRLLTTLKGERIPAVSVMIPTPTIQKLILENRLLEIREVMEQGELFGMQTFTQALLKLYKEGQISHEYAMQMSDAPTEFALKTKGIFRGTKEEIL, encoded by the coding sequence TTCGACTTAGATGATTTTCTTGGCATAATGCTCAAAGAAAATGCTTCCGACCTTTATTTCAAAGTCGGAAGTGTACCTCACATAAGAACAGGCAGAGGTGTTTGCCCCATTTCAGTTCAAAATATTTCTTCTGCGGATATGGAATTAATATCCCGGAGGATAATGAATGATGAGCATAAAGAAGCTTTTAACAAACACAAAGAATTGGATTTGGCTTATAGTTCTCCAAAATGGGGACGCTTCAGAGTCAATATGTTTCTGCAACGGGGAGAGATTGGGATAGTTTTAAGAGAAGTTAAGAAAAAAATAGCTACATTCCAAGAGCTTAATCTGCCAAGTGAAGTGCTGAAAAAACTTTCTTTAGAGCCAAGAGGTTTGGTGTTGATTACAGGACCCGCAGGATGCGGGAAATCCACAACACTTGCTTCAATTATAGATTTTATAAATCAGAACAGGGAATCACATATAGTTACAATAGAAGACCCTATTGAATTTTTGCACGAAGACAAGAAATCACTTATAAATCAGCGGGAAATAGGAACAGACACTAATTCGTTTGCGATGGCTTTAAAACACGTTATAAGACAAAGTCCCGATGTTATCCTTATCGGCGAGACGAGAGACACTCCAACAGCGGAGGCGGCAATAATGGCAGCAGAAACGGGACATTTGGTTTTTTCAACTTTGCATACTATTGATGCGCCGTCGACTCTAGAAAGAATTTTGAATTTTTTCCCTCCACATATACAGTCGCAAATGAGAGTTCAACTTGCTCATATATTAAAAGGAGTCATTTCTTTAAGACTATTGACTACTTTAAAAGGCGAAAGAATTCCGGCAGTTTCGGTTATGATTCCGACCCCGACAATCCAAAAATTGATATTAGAAAACAGACTTTTAGAGATACGGGAAGTGATGGAACAAGGAGAACTTTTCGGAATGCAAACTTTCACTCAGGCACTTTTAAAACTTTATAAAGAAGGACAAATTTCGCACGAATATGCAATGCAAATGAGTGATGCTCCAACCGAATTTGCCCTTAAAACTAAAGGTATTTTTAGAGGAACTAAAGAAGAAATTCTATGA